A part of Aquaspirillum sp. LM1 genomic DNA contains:
- a CDS encoding flagellar hook-length control protein FliK: MIPVSSSLQPDSSQLARFLRETGRPTLEISGPPKALPTFEVGEEITAKIVDTYGSNRFTVLVKDKLMTLNLDRRHAFAGEAGGSIKLVVATIEPKLSFAMDAKAPMHMPDSSSKVLLSPATRYLSTLLFVASGSEETPDAGGGGLPQMYSRPGTGIATVTSALANAMAAAAPADAAPSAAQPATTGGAAAAKPPLPSGIASAEVPVRVNAPNVPAAGAPSNATAAGEKASAATSASSSAVARFPAALASLLGGDKAAQPSKAAALVPLFEQMDTLPTAGMAQLLKQAVSRSGVFYESHLAEWSQGSRSLHAIRQEPQAVLKLPEKLAELGKPTALDNPAIQEAVKTGSATGLRDRELFNLRNDSNTTQLGQLVHRQLDALDQQQFTWQGMAWPGQPMDWRIEQEKVDQREAHGDGEQFGNWSTSLALELPNLGGLAAKISLSSAGLMIRFQTDSSETANAIDQNQSRLREALTNAGLSLLTFSVQKGDENGH; the protein is encoded by the coding sequence ATGATTCCTGTTTCTTCTTCGCTGCAGCCAGATTCTTCTCAGCTCGCCCGATTTTTACGTGAAACCGGGCGGCCCACACTGGAAATCAGTGGCCCGCCCAAGGCCTTGCCCACCTTTGAAGTGGGCGAAGAAATCACCGCCAAGATTGTCGATACCTACGGCAGCAACCGCTTTACCGTGCTGGTCAAAGACAAGCTGATGACGCTGAACCTGGATCGCCGCCATGCCTTTGCTGGCGAAGCCGGGGGGTCAATCAAGCTGGTGGTCGCCACCATTGAGCCCAAGCTGTCGTTTGCCATGGACGCGAAAGCGCCCATGCACATGCCGGATTCGTCCAGCAAGGTATTGCTGAGCCCGGCCACCCGTTATCTGTCTACCCTGCTGTTTGTCGCAAGCGGCAGTGAAGAGACGCCTGACGCAGGAGGTGGGGGCTTGCCGCAGATGTATTCCCGCCCCGGCACCGGCATTGCCACGGTCACATCGGCGCTGGCCAATGCCATGGCGGCGGCAGCGCCTGCGGATGCTGCCCCTTCTGCTGCCCAACCGGCAACGACTGGCGGCGCAGCAGCGGCCAAGCCGCCGCTGCCCAGCGGTATCGCCAGCGCAGAAGTGCCGGTGCGGGTTAATGCACCGAATGTCCCGGCGGCAGGCGCACCATCCAATGCAACCGCTGCTGGCGAAAAAGCCTCTGCCGCAACCAGCGCCAGCAGCAGCGCGGTGGCACGCTTTCCGGCTGCGCTGGCATCGCTGCTGGGCGGTGACAAAGCGGCCCAGCCAAGCAAAGCGGCAGCGCTTGTCCCGCTGTTTGAGCAGATGGACACACTGCCCACGGCAGGCATGGCGCAGCTGCTCAAGCAGGCGGTCAGCCGCAGCGGGGTATTTTACGAATCGCATCTGGCCGAATGGTCACAAGGCAGCCGCAGCCTGCACGCCATTCGCCAGGAACCACAAGCCGTACTGAAATTGCCAGAAAAACTGGCCGAGCTGGGCAAGCCAACGGCGCTGGACAATCCCGCCATCCAGGAAGCAGTGAAAACCGGTTCCGCCACCGGGCTGCGCGACCGCGAGCTGTTCAATCTGCGCAATGACAGCAACACCACCCAATTGGGCCAGCTGGTGCATCGTCAACTGGACGCACTGGATCAGCAGCAATTTACCTGGCAAGGCATGGCCTGGCCAGGGCAGCCGATGGACTGGCGGATTGAACAGGAAAAGGTCGATCAGCGCGAAGCGCATGGCGACGGTGAACAGTTTGGCAACTGGAGCACCAGCTTGGCGCTGGAACTGCCCAATCTGGGTGGGCTGGCGGCCAAAATCAGCCTGTCGTCTGCCGGGCTGATGATCCGCTTTCAAACTGACTCAAGCGAAACCGCCAACGCCATTGACCAGAACCAGTCCCGGCTGCGCGAAGCGCTGACCAATGCCGGTTTGTCCCTGCTGACCTTCTCGGTACAAAAGGGAGATGAAAATGGCCACTAA
- a CDS encoding EscU/YscU/HrcU family type III secretion system export apparatus switch protein, producing MATKPMGERRAAVALAYKTGHAAPRVVAKGRGELAETIIAKAQEAGLFVHESPELVSLLMQVDLDKSIPAELYQAVSEILAFVYYLERQSKGSQMVDDILAAAQSAPVFIPPPAATESPTPSPAPSS from the coding sequence ATGGCCACTAAGCCGATGGGTGAACGCCGCGCCGCCGTGGCGCTGGCCTACAAAACTGGCCATGCCGCCCCACGAGTGGTGGCCAAAGGGCGTGGCGAACTGGCAGAAACCATTATCGCCAAAGCCCAGGAAGCCGGCCTGTTTGTGCATGAATCACCGGAGCTGGTGTCGCTGCTGATGCAGGTAGACCTGGACAAAAGCATTCCTGCCGAGCTGTATCAGGCCGTGTCGGAAATTCTGGCCTTTGTGTACTATCTGGAGCGGCAGTCCAAAGGCAGCCAGATGGTTGATGACATTCTCGCCGCCGCCCAGTCGGCTCCGGTGTTTATCCCACCGCCCGCCGCAACAGAGTCACCCACGCCGTCGCCGGCCCCCTCTTCATGA
- a CDS encoding NAD(P)-dependent oxidoreductase, whose translation MKVGYIGLGIMGRACAANVLRAGHTLFLYARRPDTVSDLLAQGAQLCASPAELAAQVEVVVTNVSDTPDVEQVLLGEHGVIHGAHPGLVAVDMSTIKPLAAKAMAAQLAIAGVDFLDAPVSGGEVGAINGTLTIMVGGKAEALERVRPVLQAMGKTITHIGESGAGQVAKACNQIVVAVSIEAVAEAMKFARACEVDPAKVREALLGGFAGSRILDVHGQRMIDDNFVPGFKARLHQKDMGIVAETAEALGIHLEAASHAAALIDALVAQGDGELDSSAIARLIAQRNTRPAGVA comes from the coding sequence ATGAAAGTCGGTTATATCGGGCTGGGCATTATGGGGCGCGCCTGCGCGGCCAATGTGCTGCGCGCCGGCCATACCCTGTTTCTGTACGCCCGCCGGCCAGACACGGTCAGCGACCTGCTGGCCCAGGGCGCGCAGCTGTGCGCCAGCCCGGCAGAACTGGCAGCCCAGGTCGAGGTGGTGGTCACCAATGTATCGGACACCCCTGACGTGGAGCAGGTATTGCTGGGCGAACACGGCGTGATTCATGGCGCGCATCCCGGCCTGGTGGCAGTGGACATGAGCACAATCAAGCCACTCGCCGCCAAGGCAATGGCCGCCCAGCTGGCGATTGCCGGGGTGGATTTTCTGGATGCGCCCGTATCGGGCGGCGAAGTGGGAGCCATCAATGGCACGCTGACCATCATGGTGGGTGGCAAGGCGGAGGCGCTGGAGCGGGTGCGCCCGGTGCTGCAGGCCATGGGCAAGACCATCACCCACATTGGCGAATCCGGTGCCGGGCAGGTGGCCAAGGCCTGCAACCAGATTGTGGTGGCGGTTTCCATCGAAGCGGTGGCCGAGGCCATGAAATTTGCCCGCGCCTGCGAGGTGGACCCGGCCAAGGTGCGCGAAGCGCTGCTGGGCGGGTTTGCCGGCAGCCGGATTCTGGATGTACACGGCCAGCGCATGATTGATGACAACTTTGTACCTGGTTTCAAGGCCAGGCTACATCAAAAGGATATGGGCATTGTCGCGGAAACCGCCGAGGCATTGGGCATCCACCTGGAAGCCGCCAGCCATGCTGCCGCCCTGATTGATGCGCTGGTGGCACAAGGCGATGGCGAGCTGGATTCGTCTGCCATTGCCCGCCTGATTGCCCAGCGCAATACCAGACCAGCCGGCGTCGCCTGA
- a CDS encoding transcriptional regulator, with translation MEPLDPLLHQPLRTQLVAFLAGAGEQTFSDLKRQLGVSDGNLDAHLKKLLAADYVAVRKETGVGRPQSFFVLTPVGLAALQQYVAALQRLLPASLATSQGTEAHDKTLPLVGWVQG, from the coding sequence ATGGAACCCCTTGATCCCTTGCTCCATCAACCCTTGCGCACCCAGTTGGTGGCGTTTCTGGCGGGTGCTGGCGAACAGACTTTCAGTGACCTTAAACGTCAGCTGGGCGTGTCCGACGGTAATCTGGATGCTCACCTGAAAAAACTGCTGGCCGCTGACTATGTGGCCGTGCGTAAGGAAACCGGCGTAGGCCGGCCACAATCCTTTTTTGTGCTGACCCCAGTCGGGCTGGCTGCCTTGCAGCAGTATGTGGCGGCGCTGCAACGCCTGTTGCCAGCCTCGCTGGCCACATCTCAGGGCACAGAGGCCCACGACAAGACCCTGCCCTTGGTCGGCTGGGTGCAAGGTTAG